The following are from one region of the Thermoproteus uzoniensis 768-20 genome:
- a CDS encoding glycosyltransferase family 4 protein, with product MRVIILGPREPIPPVKGGAIEKLTWELARFLSKNNIETYVVSTTTSNKHIGRFIEIDGVIVHYVTPPIPGGSLFYFTKMPIFSSRAYTFVNKLCQRECVVHSVYFYNVIKGDYRNTPLVITEFEHYPWIREYMYHYPFISTYARLRWEIDALLRIQLAKLLMPRAKLLTSVSELQKNVLCRHIPNICDRVIKVPNFVNTEFYKPTYSKDLREKLGDGAEVVAGFVGRLTPHKGLHVLLYSLSKMDKRLLKKLKLIVIGPRKPGFHFQYTKDLYAKYLYSIVSRSELSSVVRFIGQVDESEMPRYLSAIDILIHPSFVEAFGLVLIEAMAVGTPVVAFDMPPVNEIVTSDVGFLVKPYIHELTKTLEHIVENKYEIYRRKETARDYVERNYSLKRIGLIFKNIYENLME from the coding sequence ATGAGAGTCATAATATTAGGACCTCGAGAGCCTATTCCACCGGTCAAAGGTGGTGCCATAGAGAAATTGACATGGGAGTTGGCAAGATTTTTATCTAAAAACAATATAGAGACGTATGTAGTGTCAACAACTACTAGCAATAAACATATTGGCAGATTCATTGAGATTGACGGTGTAATAGTTCACTACGTGACGCCGCCTATCCCAGGCGGATCGCTATTCTATTTCACTAAAATGCCTATCTTTTCAAGTCGTGCATACACATTTGTTAACAAGTTATGCCAGCGCGAATGTGTGGTGCACTCAGTTTATTTCTACAACGTTATTAAAGGAGATTACAGAAATACACCTTTAGTGATTACAGAATTTGAGCATTATCCTTGGATAAGGGAGTACATGTATCATTATCCATTTATTTCAACATACGCCAGATTGAGGTGGGAGATAGATGCCTTATTAAGAATACAGCTTGCTAAGTTATTAATGCCCAGAGCTAAACTACTGACTTCTGTAAGTGAGCTACAAAAAAATGTACTCTGTCGCCACATACCCAATATATGTGATCGAGTAATCAAAGTCCCTAACTTTGTAAATACAGAGTTCTATAAACCAACTTATTCAAAGGATTTGCGCGAGAAGCTAGGAGACGGAGCCGAGGTTGTAGCAGGTTTCGTAGGTAGGCTAACTCCTCACAAGGGTTTGCATGTGTTGCTATATTCATTGTCAAAAATGGATAAACGTTTGCTAAAAAAATTAAAACTAATTGTAATCGGTCCGAGAAAACCTGGTTTTCATTTTCAATATACTAAGGATCTTTACGCAAAATATTTATATAGCATTGTTTCCCGGTCAGAACTTTCATCAGTAGTTAGATTCATAGGGCAAGTAGATGAATCAGAGATGCCTAGATATCTCTCAGCAATAGATATACTTATACACCCCAGTTTTGTAGAAGCCTTTGGACTAGTTTTAATAGAGGCTATGGCTGTCGGAACGCCCGTTGTAGCTTTTGATATGCCGCCTGTGAATGAAATCGTGACATCTGATGTAGGCTTTCTTGTTAAGCCATATATACATGAATTGACAAAGACACTAGAGCATATTGTGGAGAATAAGTATGAGATATATCGAAGAAAGGAAACAGCAAGAGATTATGTTG
- a CDS encoding glycosyltransferase family 4 protein: MKVALISSGLVPVPPKAGGAVEEYVFQLAKHLRLLGVEAFVVDSIDKNISIMDYASGVPIARIPVRILHNFPKRNVAKEFLFGLYSAKSLKMMDVDIVHANTAWAGFAISTSIILRNLDKKPKLIYTCHNPLWPEDKVHFGEYVVRYAEGYTMRKADAVIALNKTMLNAIVMKARVPGPKVYEIPNGVDTDFFKPGLPGGGVLEKLRLTEREYVLFVGRVTPIKGVHILLKAFETMISENSHLGIKLVIAGPLTGRFNSSGVSDYAKTLIEYSRRKLGEKVLFTGSVDRETLRILYSNACCLVLPSFAEAFPLVLLEAMASGIPVIGSEAGGIVDVIQNGFNGLLFEKGSWKDLAEKLKVVVENGDLRDRMGINARVMAIRRYSWYSITERIRKVYLRVLSR, encoded by the coding sequence ATGAAGGTGGCATTAATCTCTTCTGGTCTCGTACCAGTACCCCCAAAGGCTGGAGGGGCCGTTGAAGAGTATGTTTTCCAATTAGCTAAGCATCTTAGACTGCTAGGTGTTGAGGCGTTTGTTGTGGATTCCATAGACAAGAACATTTCTATCATGGACTACGCTAGTGGTGTTCCGATAGCTAGAATTCCTGTTCGAATCTTACATAATTTTCCTAAAAGAAATGTTGCTAAAGAGTTCTTATTTGGATTATACTCAGCTAAGAGTCTTAAAATGATGGATGTAGATATCGTGCATGCTAATACCGCTTGGGCTGGGTTCGCAATATCGACAAGTATCATATTGAGGAACCTTGATAAAAAGCCAAAACTTATATATACTTGTCATAACCCGCTATGGCCTGAGGACAAGGTCCATTTCGGAGAGTATGTCGTGAGATATGCGGAGGGCTACACAATGAGGAAGGCTGATGCTGTCATAGCACTTAATAAGACAATGCTCAACGCAATTGTCATGAAGGCTAGGGTGCCAGGACCAAAAGTTTACGAGATACCAAACGGTGTTGACACGGATTTCTTCAAACCGGGTCTACCAGGTGGTGGAGTCTTGGAGAAGCTTAGACTAACGGAAAGAGAATATGTGTTGTTTGTCGGTAGAGTTACACCCATCAAAGGCGTTCACATATTATTGAAGGCGTTTGAAACGATGATCTCTGAAAATTCCCATTTGGGTATAAAGCTCGTCATAGCTGGGCCTCTAACTGGTAGATTCAACTCAAGCGGGGTATCTGACTACGCCAAAACGCTCATTGAATACTCGCGTAGAAAACTAGGAGAAAAGGTGCTGTTCACGGGTTCGGTAGACAGAGAGACACTTAGAATCCTATACTCGAACGCTTGTTGCCTCGTACTACCATCATTTGCAGAAGCTTTTCCATTAGTTTTACTAGAGGCAATGGCAAGCGGGATACCCGTTATAGGGTCTGAAGCTGGGGGCATAGTTGATGTGATTCAGAACGGCTTCAATGGATTACTATTTGAAAAAGGGAGCTGGAAAGATCTTGCTGAAAAACTCAAGGTAGTTGTTGAGAATGGTGATCTCAGAGATAGAATGGGTATAAACGCAAGAGTTATGGCTATTAGGAGATACAGTTGGTATTCTATAACAGAAAGAATTAGAAAGGTGTACCTTAGGGTTTTGAGCCGATGA
- a CDS encoding glycosyltransferase family 2 protein, which produces MKISVVVPSTSLGRLGTLLRSLANQSIKPHEVVIVVKNVEVNGVEKVCTVLNLNCIVLEQRVGYFTHALNMGRRAATGDIVVFTDDDAIALSGWLKRYSVLFKSYGDKIGCISSRDIYLDIQRLKLLPTPDDKPHIRLYRTLLRPVLEKPIPWLSKYWCGVYLDRNLHVKHGSCIPSRECYSLPFRGVNMAFRKEAIENAEFPEHPKLRRAPGNEQYVGIQLILNGWDCVYTPNNPILHMFREESLSRGKDSSYDQEVSIMRLSYWRLLRK; this is translated from the coding sequence ATGAAGATTTCAGTAGTTGTACCGTCAACAAGTCTAGGAAGGCTGGGTACTCTTCTTCGTAGTCTCGCTAACCAGTCAATTAAGCCTCATGAGGTGGTTATAGTGGTAAAGAATGTAGAAGTTAATGGCGTTGAGAAGGTGTGTACCGTCCTTAACCTAAATTGCATAGTGTTAGAACAGAGGGTTGGCTACTTTACACATGCGTTAAACATGGGGCGAAGGGCGGCCACTGGCGACATAGTTGTATTCACAGACGACGACGCTATAGCCTTATCTGGCTGGCTAAAGCGATATAGTGTATTATTTAAATCTTATGGAGATAAAATAGGGTGTATTTCTAGTAGGGACATATATCTGGATATCCAACGACTTAAACTATTACCCACGCCAGATGATAAGCCACATATAAGGCTGTATAGAACATTGTTAAGACCAGTTTTGGAAAAACCTATTCCGTGGTTAAGTAAATATTGGTGCGGCGTATACCTCGATCGTAACCTCCATGTCAAGCACGGATCATGCATACCAAGCAGAGAATGCTACTCTCTACCATTTAGAGGAGTAAATATGGCTTTTAGGAAGGAGGCCATAGAGAATGCGGAATTCCCTGAGCATCCAAAGCTGAGAAGAGCTCCTGGCAATGAGCAATATGTGGGCATTCAACTGATTCTTAACGGATGGGATTGCGTGTATACACCCAACAACCCTATACTACATATGTTCAGAGAGGAGAGTCTATCCCGTGGTAAAGATAGCAGTTACGACCAGGAAGTCAGTATCATGAGGCTCTCTTATTGGAGGCTACTACGAAAATAA
- a CDS encoding NAD-dependent epimerase/dehydratase family protein: protein MGEITLVTGGAGFIGSHIVDRLVNEGFKVRVIEQLKQWRTERPETPRHLEEVMIGYLKKTENVLRAVNEMNTVFHFLTKRLIYCYYTKFDSIHF, encoded by the coding sequence ATGGGCGAGATAACCCTAGTCACTGGCGGGGCTGGGTTCATAGGTAGCCATATAGTGGATAGGCTAGTCAACGAGGGCTTCAAGGTCAGGGTGATCGAACAACTTAAGCAGTGGCGAACTGAAAGACCTGAAACACCTCGGCATCTCGAAGAGGTCATGATCGGCTACCTAAAGAAAACAGAGAACGTACTCAGGGCAGTAAACGAGATGAACACAGTCTTCCACTTTCTTACGAAGAGACTAATATATTGCTACTACACTAAGTTTGATTCTATTCATTTCTAG
- a CDS encoding glycosyltransferase family 4 protein, with protein sequence MKIIHIAHHYWPVVGGLENVVRALAEGMARRGHEAHVITSQYGAGNRPREEVINGVYIHRVKSTRFGYPDLTYPLEVPGGILRNADIVHGHSQNSLFTVKMIEEAKRLGARTVVHFMAVDAFNDHPSRLIRLLAPRYGKRNVKKAIEASDVRLVKSFRDMEILRSKYSIKTEYIPDGIDEELLGKPNMAEEFRRKYDIQDPLIVYVGRLHKLKGIDILIKALAIATKEEPNLKAVIIGPGDQRPYRELANKLGISDKVLFTGFVDEDIKIGALDTSIALVLPSVSNYVEVFSLAITEAWARRKPVIASAVGEIPYRVKHMINGLLVPPRDSTALAEAIVTLAQDRELGRRLGAEGRKSVLTWDEIVSKLLSIYSCG encoded by the coding sequence ATGAAAATAATTCATATAGCTCATCACTATTGGCCTGTAGTTGGCGGCTTGGAGAATGTGGTTAGGGCTTTAGCCGAGGGCATGGCTAGGCGAGGACATGAGGCTCACGTAATAACGAGCCAATACGGAGCCGGGAATAGACCCAGGGAGGAAGTGATAAACGGCGTGTACATTCATAGGGTTAAGTCTACTAGATTTGGCTACCCAGACCTAACCTATCCGCTAGAGGTGCCTGGGGGCATTTTGAGGAATGCCGACATTGTTCATGGACATAGCCAAAACAGCCTATTCACGGTGAAAATGATTGAGGAGGCTAAGAGACTTGGCGCAAGGACCGTAGTTCATTTCATGGCTGTTGATGCGTTTAACGACCACCCAAGTAGGCTAATTAGGCTACTGGCACCACGCTATGGCAAGCGGAACGTCAAGAAGGCTATTGAGGCCAGCGACGTTAGGCTTGTTAAAAGCTTCAGGGACATGGAAATATTAAGGAGTAAGTATAGCATAAAGACGGAGTACATACCCGATGGTATCGATGAAGAACTCCTTGGAAAACCAAACATGGCTGAGGAATTTAGGCGTAAATACGATATACAAGACCCTCTCATAGTCTACGTAGGAAGACTACACAAGCTGAAGGGCATTGACATACTCATAAAGGCCCTAGCAATAGCCACCAAGGAAGAACCCAACCTGAAAGCAGTCATAATTGGACCAGGCGACCAAAGACCATATAGAGAATTAGCAAATAAGCTTGGTATTAGTGATAAAGTCTTATTTACAGGATTTGTAGATGAAGACATTAAAATCGGAGCCCTTGACACATCAATAGCCTTAGTCCTACCCAGCGTAAGTAACTACGTTGAAGTCTTCTCACTAGCCATAACTGAAGCTTGGGCAAGGAGGAAGCCAGTAATAGCCTCAGCAGTGGGCGAAATACCGTACAGGGTGAAGCACATGATAAATGGACTCCTTGTACCCCCCAGAGATTCGACGGCACTTGCGGAGGCAATAGTAACACTGGCGCAGGACAGAGAATTAGGCAGAAGGTTAGGGGCTGAGGGCAGGAAGTCCGTGCTTACTTGGGACGAGATAGTGAGTAAACTGTTAAGCATTTACTCATGTGGGTAA
- a CDS encoding FkbM family methyltransferase, translating to MRLPRVFLYRGSMFIYLFLRALSRMLTGLVPGDHIVIPTIMGFKLVLPKHGYASGARPITIMFGLVEPQWRDYFKEAVKSAKVFIDVGSASDGYYALLSTKFNRKILVVAVEPSPTEYRYLLYNVTINNVKNNILCLNIGLSDQSGRIMIENKNIYLIKLDELVNVLKLDTVDLIKLDVEGAGGKIIAGAVKTIEKFKPIIFFEVHNDDERRAIRKLSKMGYKIYKQPGDMYILIHPSKFNYS from the coding sequence ATGAGGCTTCCAAGAGTTTTCTTATATAGAGGGTCAATGTTCATATACCTATTCTTACGGGCATTATCAAGAATGCTAACGGGGTTAGTGCCGGGAGATCATATTGTTATACCAACTATTATGGGCTTTAAACTAGTGCTACCTAAGCACGGCTATGCCTCTGGTGCTAGGCCCATTACCATCATGTTTGGACTTGTAGAGCCTCAATGGAGAGATTATTTCAAAGAAGCCGTAAAGTCGGCTAAGGTTTTCATAGATGTTGGATCAGCTAGTGATGGTTATTACGCATTACTCAGCACTAAGTTTAATAGAAAGATTCTCGTAGTAGCAGTAGAGCCATCACCAACCGAGTACAGGTATCTACTTTACAACGTGACTATAAATAATGTTAAGAATAATATTTTATGCCTAAATATAGGGCTCTCGGACCAATCCGGTAGAATAATGATAGAGAATAAAAATATATACCTCATAAAACTAGATGAACTTGTTAATGTATTAAAATTAGATACTGTTGATCTAATTAAACTAGATGTTGAAGGTGCGGGAGGTAAAATCATAGCGGGAGCAGTAAAAACGATAGAAAAGTTCAAACCTATAATCTTCTTCGAAGTCCATAATGATGATGAAAGAAGAGCCATTAGGAAGCTAAGTAAAATGGGGTATAAGATATATAAACAACCGGGAGACATGTACATACTTATACACCCTTCTAAATTTAACTACTCATGA
- a CDS encoding glycosyltransferase family 4 protein, whose amino-acid sequence MRIVHVAPFYYPVIGGVEDVVKHIAEHVAGRGHEVYVVTYNRLRIGGIGSLPREEVVNGVRVIRLRPTITWSHGSYSPDLPQVIKSLKPDIVHVHVWRHPHVFQIAKLRRDMGFKAILHGHAPFHKLNQLGVITWAYHRLVDTFGRKYLKAYDKYIALTRHEANIAKRLGLDEGKIEVIPNGVEEDKCDINSDAKAEHQVLYLGRISKSKNITLLIRAMNYIIREVRSARLILAGPDEGLIPDILNYAERHGIDTRYMGKVDEEMKHKLYMENTVYTLPSLYEPFGITLLEAGIHGTPSVITGNGGQAEAAPPNVASLWAEPKPEKYGKAIATLLANDDLRRKLGAQAREWAQRYVWNKILTRYEELYIQIATVK is encoded by the coding sequence ATGAGGATAGTCCACGTAGCGCCCTTCTACTACCCTGTGATCGGCGGCGTTGAGGACGTTGTCAAGCACATAGCCGAACATGTGGCTGGCAGAGGCCATGAAGTCTACGTGGTGACTTACAATAGGCTTAGGATAGGCGGCATAGGCTCACTGCCCAGGGAGGAGGTGGTAAACGGCGTCAGAGTAATCAGACTCAGACCAACCATAACTTGGAGCCACGGCTCATACAGCCCAGATCTACCCCAAGTCATAAAGTCACTAAAACCAGACATAGTCCACGTGCACGTCTGGAGACACCCACACGTATTCCAAATAGCGAAGCTAAGGAGAGACATGGGATTCAAAGCTATACTACACGGACATGCGCCATTCCACAAACTCAACCAACTAGGCGTAATCACCTGGGCATACCACAGACTAGTGGACACGTTCGGCAGGAAATACCTGAAGGCCTACGACAAGTACATAGCACTAACAAGACACGAAGCAAACATCGCCAAGAGGCTAGGTCTTGATGAGGGGAAGATCGAGGTGATACCAAACGGCGTTGAGGAAGATAAATGTGATATTAATAGCGACGCCAAGGCCGAGCACCAAGTCCTCTACCTGGGCAGGATAAGCAAGTCAAAAAACATAACCCTACTCATCAGAGCAATGAACTACATAATTAGGGAAGTGAGGAGCGCCAGGTTAATCCTGGCAGGTCCGGACGAAGGCTTAATCCCCGACATACTAAACTACGCTGAGAGGCACGGCATAGACACGCGGTACATGGGCAAGGTAGATGAGGAAATGAAACATAAGCTATACATGGAAAATACGGTCTACACCCTACCATCACTATATGAACCATTCGGAATAACACTACTCGAAGCTGGAATTCACGGAACACCATCAGTAATAACAGGAAACGGAGGACAGGCAGAGGCCGCACCGCCAAATGTGGCGAGCCTATGGGCAGAGCCCAAACCTGAGAAGTATGGAAAGGCCATAGCTACGCTACTAGCCAATGATGATCTTAGGAGGAAACTTGGTGCCCAGGCTAGGGAATGGGCTCAGAGATATGTGTGGAATAAGATACTGACTAGGTATGAGGAACTTTATATACAGATTGCTACAGTGAAATGA